In the Kaistella sp. 97-N-M2 genome, one interval contains:
- a CDS encoding NADPH-dependent FMN reductase — MKNTKVAIIVGSLRKESFNRKVANEIIRLAPENMELEIVEIKDLTFFSEDIENDPPKSWIDFKQKIADSDAILFVSPEYNRTIPGVLKNAMEIGARPPKQNSWKEKPGAVVTVSPGAIGGLGANLTIRNAALSLNIPMMHQPEAFIGGIKDRLLEDGKTVNEKTEKFLRDFLIAFERWIMQLTN; from the coding sequence ATGAAAAACACCAAAGTAGCAATTATAGTAGGGAGTTTAAGAAAAGAATCTTTTAACAGAAAAGTCGCGAATGAAATAATTCGTTTGGCGCCAGAAAATATGGAGTTAGAAATCGTAGAAATAAAAGATCTAACTTTTTTTAGCGAAGATATTGAAAATGATCCTCCAAAGTCATGGATCGATTTTAAGCAAAAAATTGCGGATTCAGATGCTATTCTATTTGTTTCTCCAGAATATAACCGAACAATTCCGGGGGTTTTAAAAAACGCCATGGAAATTGGAGCAAGACCACCCAAACAAAATTCCTGGAAAGAAAAACCCGGCGCGGTTGTTACCGTTTCTCCAGGTGCAATTGGTGGTTTAGGTGCAAATCTTACCATCAGAAATGCAGCACTTTCTTTAAATATTCCCATGATGCATCAACCGGAAGCTTTTATTGGAGGAATCAAAGATCGTTTGTTGGAAGATGGAAAAACGGTGAACGAAAAGACAGAGAAATTTCTGCGTGATTTTTTAATCGCTTTCGAAAGATGGATCATGCAGTTAACCAACTAA
- a CDS encoding DNA topoisomerase IV subunit B, whose translation MTENTTVTYSEDNIRTLDWQEHIRIRPGMYIGKLGDGSSADDGIYILLKEIIDNSVDEFVMKSGKRIEIKIDEGKATIRDYGRGIPLGKVVDAVSKMNTGGKYDSKAFKKSVGLNGVGSKAVNALSEFFRVKSVREGKVKIAEFSKGLITENFKEADSTDRNGTEITFIPDSTIFTHFKFRKEYIEKMLKNYCYLNPGLKIVFNGETFFSENGLKDLLQEEIEGEILYPVVHLKDEDIEVAITHSDKSQSETYFSFVNGQNTTQGGTHLNAFREAYVKTIREYFNKNFEAADIRKSIIAAVAVKVIEPVFESQTKTKLGSNEMEPGKETVRSFVTNFLKNKLDNFLHQNQEIAEAIHRKIIISERERKELSGIQKLARERAKKVSLHNKKLRDCRQHYNDQKALRKGETMIFITEGDSASGSITKSRDVETQAVFSLKGKPLNCYGLTKRVVYENEEFNLLQAALNIEDSLEDLRYNHVIIATDADVDGMHIRLLMITFFLQFFPDLIKNGHLYILQTPLFRVRNKKETRYCYSQAERIKALNELGKNPEITRFKGLGEISPDEFKHFIGKDIRLEPVVLGKDQTIEQILEFYMGKNTPDRQTFILENLVVEDPDIDKKEVLSDTETV comes from the coding sequence ATGACCGAAAACACCACCGTTACTTATTCCGAAGACAACATCAGAACCCTCGATTGGCAGGAACATATCCGGATCCGTCCGGGGATGTATATTGGTAAATTGGGCGACGGCTCTTCCGCTGACGACGGAATTTATATTTTACTCAAAGAGATCATCGACAATTCTGTAGACGAGTTTGTGATGAAATCCGGCAAACGCATCGAAATTAAGATCGACGAAGGCAAAGCCACGATTCGCGATTACGGCCGGGGCATTCCTTTAGGTAAAGTCGTCGACGCCGTTTCCAAGATGAATACGGGCGGGAAATATGATTCCAAAGCCTTTAAAAAATCGGTTGGTTTGAATGGAGTAGGTTCAAAAGCCGTAAATGCGCTCTCCGAATTTTTCCGCGTAAAATCGGTGCGCGAGGGAAAAGTTAAAATTGCGGAATTTTCAAAAGGTTTAATTACGGAAAATTTTAAGGAAGCAGATTCCACGGACCGCAACGGAACAGAAATCACCTTCATTCCGGATTCTACCATTTTCACGCATTTCAAGTTCCGGAAAGAGTATATCGAAAAGATGCTCAAAAACTATTGCTATCTGAATCCGGGCTTAAAAATAGTGTTCAACGGCGAAACTTTTTTCTCCGAAAACGGGCTGAAAGATTTGCTTCAAGAGGAAATTGAAGGTGAAATTCTTTATCCTGTAGTTCATCTGAAAGACGAAGATATCGAAGTTGCCATCACGCACTCCGATAAATCGCAATCGGAGACCTATTTTTCTTTCGTCAACGGACAAAATACCACGCAGGGCGGAACGCATTTGAACGCTTTTCGCGAAGCCTATGTAAAAACAATACGCGAATACTTCAATAAAAATTTTGAAGCCGCAGATATCCGAAAATCGATTATTGCCGCGGTCGCGGTTAAAGTGATCGAGCCGGTGTTCGAGTCGCAGACCAAAACAAAACTTGGCTCCAACGAAATGGAACCGGGAAAAGAAACCGTACGGTCGTTTGTGACGAATTTCTTAAAAAATAAACTCGACAATTTTCTGCATCAAAATCAGGAAATCGCCGAAGCCATTCACCGGAAAATTATTATTTCCGAGAGAGAGCGCAAAGAGCTTTCGGGGATTCAGAAATTAGCGCGGGAAAGAGCCAAAAAAGTGTCGCTGCACAATAAAAAACTGCGCGACTGCCGACAGCATTACAACGATCAAAAGGCGCTGAGAAAAGGCGAAACCATGATTTTTATTACGGAGGGAGATTCTGCGTCGGGGTCTATTACCAAGTCCCGCGATGTGGAAACGCAGGCTGTTTTTTCCTTAAAGGGAAAGCCCCTGAACTGCTACGGCCTCACGAAAAGAGTGGTTTATGAAAACGAGGAATTCAATCTGCTTCAGGCCGCTTTAAATATTGAGGATTCTTTGGAAGATCTGCGTTACAATCACGTAATTATCGCCACTGATGCAGATGTCGATGGAATGCACATCCGTTTGTTGATGATCACTTTTTTCCTGCAGTTTTTCCCCGATCTGATTAAAAACGGTCATCTTTATATTCTGCAGACACCGTTGTTCCGGGTTCGAAACAAGAAGGAAACGCGCTACTGTTATTCGCAGGCGGAAAGAATTAAAGCTTTAAATGAATTGGGGAAAAATCCTGAGATCACGCGGTTTAAAGGTTTAGGAGAAATCTCGCCGGACGAATTCAAGCATTTTATCGGCAAAGATATCCGCCTGGAACCGGTGGTATTAGGAAAAGACCAGACGATCGAACAGATTCTGGAATTTTATATGGGCAAAAATACGCCGGACCGCCAAACCTTTATTTTGGAAAATTTAGTGGTCGAAGATCCGGACATCGATAAAAAGGAAGTGTTAAGCGATACGGAGACTGTATAA
- a CDS encoding DNA gyrase/topoisomerase IV subunit A, with product MEEQENHHEESLKKVSGLYKDWFLDYASYVILDRAIPSIFDGFKPVQRRIMHSMRELEDGRYNKVANIVGNTMKYHPHGDASITDAMVQIGQKELLIDAQGNWGNIYTGDSAAAARYIEARLTPFALEVVFNPKTTHWSKSYDGRNNEPVDLPVKFPLLLASGVEGIGVGLSTKIMPHNFNELINASIAHLKGKKFELFPDFLTGGMLDVTNYNDGERGGRIRARAKIIHKDKNTLCITELPFGKNTGDLIDSVIKANDKGKIKIKKIEDNTSDTVEINIHLNNDVSPDKTIDALYAFTDCEIPISPNACVIVGDKPEFLNVSEILRRNTDHTVSLLKKELEIELHELQENWHFASLERIFIENRIYHDIEEVKSWEEVISTIDEGLKPHTKHLLRAVTEEDILKLTEIRIKRISRFDLDKFKQNILALEGKIEQVKHNLLHLIPYAIEYYTNIQKKYGKGKERRTSLRIFDTIDATKVAVANEKFYANFEEGFIGTSLKKDQYLFDCSDIDDIITFQKDGTMKVVKVEAKTFIGKNIVHVAIWKKNDKRTVYNMIYREGREGPYYMKRFSVTGVTRNNDYKLASEAKGSEMLYFSANPNGEAESVTVLLKSNARVRKNKIEIDFSELAIKGRDSKGNLVTKYPIKKVDLREEGHSTLAPRKIWFDDTVRRLNADARGTLLGSFKGDDKILTVNSHGEAKLITFDLMNRFEDDYLILEKWKPEQPLTAVYFDGEKQIYFIKRFLLENTTNVQQFMPSDHPKSFIENVIVSTDATLELIFAKEKDRQKDPETINIDEFISVKGIKAIGNQLTKNKVKTINVTIPETTEEINEGFDVVETTDGHISFIDVDVKDEDFPEEGKLGELPFE from the coding sequence ATGGAAGAACAAGAAAATCACCACGAAGAATCACTGAAAAAAGTTTCCGGTCTCTACAAAGACTGGTTTCTGGATTATGCTTCCTATGTTATATTAGACCGCGCAATTCCCTCAATTTTCGATGGTTTTAAACCTGTTCAGCGTCGCATCATGCATTCGATGCGCGAGCTGGAAGACGGTCGCTACAATAAAGTCGCCAATATTGTGGGAAACACGATGAAATATCATCCGCACGGCGATGCTTCCATAACTGATGCCATGGTGCAGATCGGGCAAAAAGAACTGCTCATCGATGCGCAGGGAAACTGGGGAAATATCTATACCGGCGATTCTGCCGCAGCGGCGAGATATATTGAAGCGCGTTTAACGCCCTTTGCGCTGGAAGTGGTCTTCAATCCCAAAACCACGCACTGGTCCAAATCCTATGACGGCCGAAATAACGAGCCAGTCGATCTTCCCGTAAAATTCCCGCTGCTGCTCGCTTCGGGTGTAGAAGGAATTGGCGTGGGGCTTTCCACGAAAATTATGCCGCACAATTTCAATGAGCTGATCAACGCATCGATAGCTCATTTGAAAGGAAAAAAATTCGAACTTTTCCCGGATTTTCTAACAGGTGGAATGCTGGATGTAACGAATTATAATGACGGTGAACGCGGCGGAAGAATCCGGGCGCGCGCAAAAATCATTCATAAAGATAAAAATACGCTTTGCATTACGGAGCTTCCGTTTGGTAAAAATACGGGCGACTTAATCGATTCGGTGATCAAAGCCAATGATAAAGGCAAGATAAAAATCAAGAAAATTGAAGACAATACATCAGATACCGTCGAAATAAACATCCATCTGAATAATGATGTTTCGCCGGATAAAACCATTGATGCTTTGTACGCGTTCACCGACTGCGAAATCCCGATCTCGCCGAATGCCTGCGTGATTGTAGGCGATAAACCGGAGTTTTTAAATGTTTCCGAAATTTTACGCCGAAACACTGATCATACAGTTTCTTTGCTGAAAAAAGAACTCGAAATCGAACTGCACGAACTTCAGGAAAACTGGCATTTTGCGTCGCTGGAAAGGATTTTTATCGAGAACAGAATTTATCACGATATCGAAGAAGTAAAATCCTGGGAAGAAGTCATTTCCACGATCGATGAAGGTTTGAAACCGCATACCAAACATCTTTTACGCGCGGTGACGGAAGAAGATATTTTGAAGTTGACGGAGATCCGCATCAAACGGATTTCGCGCTTCGATCTTGATAAATTCAAACAAAATATTCTGGCGCTCGAAGGAAAGATAGAGCAGGTGAAACACAACCTTCTGCACCTGATTCCGTACGCCATCGAGTATTACACCAATATTCAAAAAAAATACGGCAAGGGCAAGGAGCGCAGAACATCGCTACGCATTTTCGATACCATCGATGCGACGAAAGTGGCGGTCGCGAACGAAAAATTCTACGCCAATTTCGAAGAAGGTTTTATCGGAACTTCACTTAAAAAAGATCAGTATTTATTCGACTGTTCAGACATCGACGATATCATTACGTTTCAGAAAGACGGCACGATGAAGGTTGTAAAAGTGGAAGCCAAAACGTTCATCGGCAAAAATATCGTGCACGTTGCCATCTGGAAAAAGAACGATAAGCGCACTGTTTACAATATGATCTACCGCGAAGGACGCGAAGGACCTTATTATATGAAGCGTTTTTCCGTAACCGGTGTTACACGGAACAACGATTACAAATTGGCGTCGGAAGCGAAAGGTTCGGAAATGCTTTATTTTTCTGCCAATCCAAACGGTGAAGCGGAGTCCGTAACTGTTTTACTGAAATCCAACGCACGCGTCCGAAAAAATAAAATCGAGATCGATTTCTCCGAACTTGCCATTAAAGGTCGCGATTCCAAAGGAAATCTGGTAACGAAGTACCCGATTAAAAAAGTTGATTTAAGGGAAGAAGGCCATTCTACGTTGGCGCCGCGAAAGATTTGGTTTGATGATACCGTACGGCGCTTAAATGCCGATGCCCGCGGAACTTTGCTCGGAAGTTTTAAAGGCGATGATAAAATTCTCACCGTCAATTCCCATGGCGAAGCTAAATTGATTACGTTTGATCTGATGAACCGTTTTGAAGACGATTATCTGATCCTGGAAAAATGGAAACCCGAGCAGCCGCTCACCGCCGTTTATTTTGATGGTGAAAAACAAATCTATTTCATCAAACGCTTTTTGCTGGAGAATACGACGAATGTGCAGCAATTCATGCCGTCCGATCATCCTAAATCTTTTATCGAAAACGTAATTGTCAGCACCGACGCGACTTTGGAACTTATTTTCGCGAAAGAAAAAGACAGGCAGAAAGATCCCGAAACCATTAATATCGATGAGTTTATCAGCGTGAAAGGCATCAAGGCTATCGGAAACCAGCTCACCAAAAATAAAGTAAAAACCATCAATGTGACTATTCCGGAGACTACGGAAGAAATCAATGAAGGATTTGATGTCGTAGAAACGACAGATGGCCATATTAGCTTCATCGATGTTGATGTGAAAGATGAAGATTTTCCGGAAGAAGGAAAGCTCGGCGAATTACCGTTTGAATAA
- a CDS encoding M20/M25/M40 family metallo-hydrolase has protein sequence MIASRSFLKFACLSFSSLLFSQEVNLKNLQKLTFGGDNAEAYFSPDSKKLTMQVTNPLIGAHCDQIYLLDLTKKDISTKDLQLISTGDGRTTCSFFMPDGKHILYASTHESGKECPAKPKPRTDGKYLWPVYAEFDIYIADLTGKITKKLTDSPGYDAEAVVSPDGKYIVFTSTRSGDLELWRMDIDGKNLKQLTSGLGYDGGAFFSHDSKKLVFRSSRPTTPEAIKDYKDLLAENLVAPTEMEIYTMSIDGTDLKQITHLGKANWSPYFHPSDKSIVFSSNHHSTRGYDFQIYSIGVDGKNLHQITYESEFNAFPMFSPDGKKFVFSSNRQAEKPHETNVFIADWVDSDPAEMVSEKNLLNTVTYLASDDLKGRLAGSEGEKKASDYISKEFQTLKLKPFEGKSYTQNFSYDVKLNPHEDTSSVKVNARNVIGYLDNKAAKTIVIGAHYDHLGLNEHHNSTLVNSEGQIHNGADDNASGVSAVLELARMFSQNKSREKANYIFALFSGEEDGLMGSKKFAETIKTKYPNVVTMMNLDMVGRLDKDKDLTMGGVGTSPVFGEMIKKYKPAGFNLAVDSSGVGPSDHTSFYLKEIPVLFLFTGTHSDYHKPSDDTEKINFTGLKNITSYVFNLANSLAAAENIPFTKTKISASKAVPKYKVTLGIMPSYADTKDGLHIDGVSENRPAANAGIQAGDILLRIDKCVVKEVYSYMDCLAKINSGDELPVNLLRGGKEMTLKVKF, from the coding sequence ATGATTGCGTCCAGATCTTTCTTAAAATTTGCCTGTTTAAGCTTTTCTTCCCTCCTTTTTTCTCAGGAAGTTAACCTGAAAAACCTTCAGAAATTAACATTCGGGGGTGATAATGCCGAAGCCTATTTTTCTCCCGACAGCAAAAAACTGACTATGCAGGTGACGAATCCATTAATTGGAGCGCATTGTGACCAAATTTATCTTTTGGATCTTACCAAAAAAGATATTAGCACGAAAGATCTACAGTTAATTTCCACAGGCGACGGCAGAACCACGTGTTCTTTTTTCATGCCCGACGGTAAACATATTTTGTACGCTTCAACGCACGAATCCGGCAAAGAATGTCCTGCGAAACCGAAGCCGCGCACGGACGGCAAATATCTCTGGCCGGTTTACGCTGAATTTGATATTTACATTGCTGATCTCACCGGAAAAATCACGAAAAAATTAACCGACTCGCCGGGCTATGATGCCGAAGCTGTGGTTTCGCCCGACGGAAAATACATCGTTTTTACGTCAACAAGAAGCGGCGATCTCGAACTTTGGCGCATGGATATTGACGGGAAAAATTTAAAACAATTGACCTCAGGTTTAGGATATGATGGCGGCGCTTTCTTTTCTCACGATTCCAAAAAACTGGTTTTCCGGTCTTCGCGGCCGACTACGCCCGAAGCCATTAAAGATTACAAAGATCTGCTCGCCGAAAACCTTGTGGCTCCCACAGAAATGGAGATTTACACGATGAGCATTGACGGGACAGATTTAAAACAGATTACGCACCTCGGGAAAGCCAACTGGTCGCCTTATTTTCACCCGTCCGACAAAAGTATTGTCTTTTCTTCCAATCATCATTCGACGAGAGGGTACGATTTCCAAATTTATTCGATAGGCGTTGATGGTAAAAATCTTCATCAGATCACGTATGAAAGCGAATTCAACGCCTTTCCCATGTTTTCGCCGGACGGAAAAAAGTTTGTTTTCTCCAGCAACCGACAGGCCGAAAAGCCGCACGAAACCAACGTTTTTATTGCAGATTGGGTAGATAGTGATCCCGCCGAAATGGTTTCGGAAAAGAACCTGCTAAACACGGTGACTTATCTCGCCTCCGATGATCTGAAAGGAAGACTGGCCGGAAGCGAGGGCGAAAAGAAAGCTTCGGACTATATTTCGAAGGAATTTCAGACTTTAAAACTGAAACCTTTCGAAGGTAAAAGTTACACACAGAATTTTTCTTACGACGTTAAATTAAATCCGCACGAAGACACTTCGTCTGTAAAAGTAAACGCGCGAAATGTCATTGGTTATTTGGATAACAAAGCTGCAAAAACTATTGTAATCGGTGCGCATTACGACCACTTGGGACTGAACGAACACCACAACTCCACGCTGGTGAATTCTGAAGGACAAATTCATAACGGCGCGGATGATAATGCTTCCGGCGTTTCGGCGGTCCTGGAATTGGCCAGAATGTTTTCTCAAAACAAATCCAGAGAAAAAGCGAACTATATTTTTGCTTTGTTTTCCGGAGAAGAAGACGGTTTGATGGGGTCGAAAAAGTTTGCAGAAACCATCAAAACAAAATATCCAAATGTCGTTACGATGATGAATCTGGATATGGTGGGAAGACTGGATAAAGATAAAGATCTCACAATGGGCGGAGTTGGCACCTCGCCGGTTTTTGGCGAAATGATTAAAAAATATAAACCTGCCGGATTTAATCTGGCGGTCGACAGTTCCGGCGTTGGACCGTCGGACCACACGAGTTTTTACCTGAAAGAGATTCCGGTTCTGTTTTTATTTACGGGCACGCACAGCGATTATCACAAACCCAGCGATGATACAGAGAAAATCAATTTTACGGGCTTGAAAAATATCACAAGCTATGTTTTCAATCTTGCGAATAGTTTGGCAGCGGCAGAAAATATTCCGTTCACAAAAACAAAAATTTCCGCAAGCAAAGCGGTTCCAAAATACAAAGTGACGCTCGGCATTATGCCGAGTTACGCGGATACGAAAGACGGCCTTCACATCGATGGCGTTTCGGAAAACCGGCCGGCTGCCAACGCAGGAATTCAGGCCGGTGATATCCTTTTAAGAATCGATAAATGTGTGGTGAAAGAAGTTTACAGTTATATGGATTGTCTCGCGAAGATAAACTCCGGCGACGAATTGCCGGTGAACCTTTTGCGGGGAGGAAAAGAAATGACGCTGAAAGTAAAGTTTTAA